The DNA segment CACGAGGCGTTTGTAGGAGTTGGTCGAGGGGTTGGTAATCGCGTTGAGTGCTTTGGCGTGTTTGATGATGCCGCCGATGTAGTAGAGCGCGGTGTCGGAGAGGCCGGCGTAGCCGTCGCCGGCAAACAGGTTTTGGCCGTTTTTCCAGATGGATTGGTGGACGTGCATGCCGCTGCCGTTGTCGCCCATGATGGGTTTGGGCATGAAAGTGGCGGTTTTGCCGAAGTTGTGGGCGACATTTTGAATGACATATTTCATGTCTTGGGTTTGGTCGGCGCGTTTGACCAGCGTATTGAAGCGCGTGCCGATTTCCATCTGGCTGCCGGTGCCCACTTCGCTGTGGTGTACTTCTACTCCGATGCCGATTTCTTCCAGGAGGTTGACCATGGCCGAGCGCAAATCCTGGCCTGCGTCGATGGGTGCGACGGGTGCGTAGCCGCCTTTGACGGCGGGACGGTGGCCGGTGTTCTGGCCGTCGAGGTGCAGGCCGCTGCTCCATGCGCCGCTTTCTGATGTGATTTCGTAGCGGGTTTTGTGCATGGTGGTTTCAAATTCCACGCCGTCGAATACGAAAAATTCCGGCTCGGGGCCGAAGAAGGCGGTGTCGCCCACGCCGGAAGATTTCAGATAGGCTTCGGCGCGTTTGGCGATGGAGCGCGGGTCGCGGTCGTAGCCCTGGCCGTTGGCCGGGTCGATGACGTCGCAGGTGAAAACCACGGTGGCATCGTCGTAAAACGGGTCGATAAATGCGGTGGACGGGTCGGGGCGAAGCTGCATATCGGAAGCCTGGATGCCTTTCCAGCCGCCGATGGACGAGCCGTCGAATGCCTGGCCGTTTTCAAACCATTCTTCGGGGTCTTCGAGCACTACGCGGGCGGGCACGGTGAAATGGTGCTGCTTGCCTTTGGTGTCGGTAAAGCGCAAATCGACGAAGCGGACTTCTTTGTCTTTGATGAACCGTACGACGGAATCGATGGTTTTTGGGGTGTACATGGCTGGCTCCTGGGTGGCTGGAAAAAGGACGGGCGGGAATATAAACACACCGCGTAAAATTATCAACAATTTTACTTTAAGCCCCCGTTTTGGCGGCAGAGGCCGTCTGAAAACGGGTTTTTGCCTTTTCAGACGGCCTCTTCGTTTGTTCCCTCTCCCGCCTGCGGGGGAGGCGCAGGGTGGAAGCTGTTGCCGCTCGGCAGACATTTGCAGCGGGGAACGCGTGCGTCGCTTTGGCGACACACCCTACGCAGGGGATGCGGGGTTGGCGGTGTTTTTTCAGACGGCCTCTGCCGCTAAGGTAGGGTGTGTGGCGCAGCCACGCACGCGGTTTTTTGTTTTGGGAACGGGGTGTCTGTTGCGTGGTTTGGGGAACGCGTGCGTCGCCTTTGGGCGACACACCCTACGGGGTACGGGATGTGTTTTTTGTTTTTCAGACGGCCTCTGCCGTTTGTTCCCTCTCCCGCCTGCGGGGGAGGGTTAGGGTGGGGGCTGCTGTCGCTCGGCAGACATTTGCAGGAAAGCAAGGCGGCAGGAAAAGCGGTTCTGCAAACCACCACCCCCTCCCCAACCCTCCCCCGCGCGAACGCAGGGAGGGAGTAGGTTTGTTGCGGGGCGGGTGTTTTCAGACGGCCTTTGCGGTTGGGGTAGGGTGTGTGGCTCTGCCACGCACGCGTTTTTTTGTTTTGGGAACGGGGTGTCTGTTGCGGCGGTTTGGGGACGCGTGCGTCGCTTTGGGCGACACACCCTACGGAGACGCCGCGTCGGGTTGGGATACAGGCTGAGTTTTTTGTTTTTCAGACGGCCTCTGCCGTGGTTTTGTTAAAACGCATATTGCAGTTTGAAGGTGATTTCGTTGCGTTTGTAGCGGTTTACCCACGAGGTGCTGTGGTTGGAGGTGCGTTTCAGGGAGAGGACGGGGATGAAGCCGCGCAGGGCGGGGCGGTCGTATTTCAGGTCGATTTGCATGGTGCGTTCGGAATCGCGGCGGCGGGTGTCCAGCCAGGCGTGGTAGTCCTGATAGGCGGTTTGGCGCAGGGTGGCGAGCAGGGTTGCGCCTATGCCGGATTGGAAGCGTTTGTCCAAGCCGAGCCGCAGGCCGTGGCGGCGGTAGGAATCGACTTTTTCGCGGCTGTTTTTGCGCAGGTAGTCGTAGCCGCCGAAGAGGACGGCGTTTTCCGTCAGGGCGTAAACGGCGGTGGCAAAGAGCAGGGTTTGCGGGCCGTTGAAGTGGCGGTAGCCGCCACGGTAGCGGTCGTATTTGTGTTC comes from the Kingella potus genome and includes:
- the glnA gene encoding type I glutamate--ammonia ligase gives rise to the protein MYTPKTIDSVVRFIKDKEVRFVDLRFTDTKGKQHHFTVPARVVLEDPEEWFENGQAFDGSSIGGWKGIQASDMQLRPDPSTAFIDPFYDDATVVFTCDVIDPANGQGYDRDPRSIAKRAEAYLKSSGVGDTAFFGPEPEFFVFDGVEFETTMHKTRYEITSESGAWSSGLHLDGQNTGHRPAVKGGYAPVAPIDAGQDLRSAMVNLLEEIGIGVEVHHSEVGTGSQMEIGTRFNTLVKRADQTQDMKYVIQNVAHNFGKTATFMPKPIMGDNGSGMHVHQSIWKNGQNLFAGDGYAGLSDTALYYIGGIIKHAKALNAITNPSTNSYKRLVPHFEAPVKLAYSARNRSASIRIPSVGSSKARRIEARFPDPTANPYLAFAALLMAGLDGIQNKIHPGEPADKNLYDLPPEEDALVPTVCASLEEALAALKADHEFLLRGGVFSQDWIDSYIAFKEEDVRRIRMAPHPLEFEMYYSL